Proteins from a single region of Xenopus laevis strain J_2021 chromosome 9_10S, Xenopus_laevis_v10.1, whole genome shotgun sequence:
- the vkorc1.S gene encoding vitamin K epoxide reductase complex subunit 1-like protein 1: protein MSVPGWERPVRLLLCSVGIALSLYAFHVETSRERDPDYTALCDINPSISCSKVFTSRWGRGFGLVEQFLGQQSLLNQPNSVFGVLFYGLQLLLGFSGSLAAASTLLGTSLMSIGGSMYLAYILVYVLRDFCVICVSTYVLNLLLLLLNLKRLSSLRAPPKKHKNKRKKN from the exons ATGTCTGTGCCGGGCTGGGAGAGGCCAGTGAGGCTGTTGCTGTGCTCTGTGGGTATTGCCCTGTCACTATATGCCTTCCATGTAGAGACCTCCCGGGAAAGAGACCCCGACTATACCGCTCTGTGTGACATCAACCCCTCCATCAGCTGCTCCAAGGTCTTCACTTCCAG ATGGGGGCGAGGATTTGGGCTCGTGGAGCAATTCCTGGGGCAGCAGAGTTTGCTGAATCAGCCCAACAGCGTGTTTGGAGTCCTGTTCTACGGCCTGCAGCTCCTGCTGG GTTTCAGCGGATCCCTGGCTGCCGCCTCCACGCTACTGGGAACGTCTCTGATGTCCATCGGGGGCTCCATGTACTTGGCCTATATCCTGGTCTATGTACTGCGCGACTTCTGCGTTATCTGCGTCTCCACCTACGTCCtgaacctcctcctcctcctgctcaaCCTCAAGCGCCTGTCCTCCCTCCGAGCGCCCCCCAAAAAGCACAAGAACAAACGCAAGAAGAACTAA
- the LOC108703288 gene encoding uncharacterized protein LOC108703288 isoform X1, whose translation MDYSLSELEDAEKDFESSWIRNRESPYEMDRVGTAPEVLMGGDRLDSEGQRTVITESMSITASDEEKLQLLNKNTELRRLNAELMKLNQQWDEIYRNTTQNLQHTARALQSEVHGLRQHIDKLSMKLEHEQHKREFYENSLLQEMKRNQKLQEDVRHLERALHYKVLSQQGAQSAASISRAHSQSDLSSASHTAFMPPHLTYKRSPSQPEEKLGQVPKSHKPARNTQSTGNISRGSQNSLGQSPNITNTEQDVNQLKDQLKALKCQTEIYAADYKTEHTDRERMKTENNKLRHKEREMREQMLMLQEQLKVYEDDFRKERSDKQVLQRLLKTRSSAHEPVLVHRCNNGSQPKGALTGSESTSGTRRNSRKQKAVDGEQQPSQYSIGY comes from the exons ATGGATTATTCCCTCTCGGAGCTGGAGGACGCGGAGAAAGACTTTGAATCAAGCTGGATCAGAAATAGGGAGAGTCCTTATGAAATGGACCG TGTCGGTACAGCCCCCGAGGTTCTGATGGGCGGGGACAGGCTGGACTCTGAAGGGCAGAGGACTGTGATCACGGAGAGTATGTCCATCACTGCTTCCGACGAGGAGAAACTCCAACTGCTGAACAAGAACACGGAGCTGCGCCGACTCAACGCAGAG CTGATGAAATTGAATCAGCAGTGGGATGAGATCTATCGGAACACCACGCAGAACCTGCAGCACACGGCGAGGGCCCTACAGAGCGAGGTGCACGGCCTGAGGCAACACATTGACAAGCTCAGCATGAAGCTCGAACATGAACAG CACAAACGAGAGTTCTATGAGAATTCGCTGCTTCAGGAGATGAAGAGGAACCAAAAGCTTCAGGAAGACGTCCGCCACCTCGAGAGAGCTCTGCACTACAAGGTCTTGTCCCAGCAGGGAGCCCAAAGT GCTGCAAGTATCTCCAGAGCTCACAGCCAATCAGATCTCTCCTCTGCCAGCCACACTGCCTTCATGCCGCCCCACCTGACCTACAAAAGAAGCCCATCTCAGCCTGAAGAGAAACTAGGGCAAGTTCCCAAAAGTCACAAACCTGCACGGAATACACAGTCTACGGGGAACATCTCCCGAGGCAGCCAGAACAGTCTTGGCCAAAGCCCAAACATCACCAACACTGAGCAGGACGTCAACCAACTGAAGGACCAACTCAAAGCTCTGAAATGTCAG ACAGAGATTTACGCAGCTGATTACAAGACGGAACACACAGACCGGGAGCGAATGAAAACGGAGAACAACAAGTTGAGGCACAAGGAGAGGGAGATGAGGGAGCAGATGTTGATGCTGCAGGAacag CTGAAGGTATATGAGGATGATTTCCGCAAAGAGCGCTCCGATAAACAAGTGCTGCAGCGGCTTCTCAAGACTCGGAGCTCCGCCCATGAGCCAGTCCTGGTGCATCGCTGCAATAACGGGAGCCAACCCAAGGGGGCGCTAACAGGCAGCGAGTCTACTTCTGGCACTAGAAGAAACAGCAGGAAACAGAAAGCTGTGGATGGGGAGCAGCAGCCGTCACAATATTCTATAGGTTACTAG
- the LOC108703288 gene encoding uncharacterized protein LOC108703288 isoform X2: protein MGGDRLDSEGQRTVITESMSITASDEEKLQLLNKNTELRRLNAELMKLNQQWDEIYRNTTQNLQHTARALQSEVHGLRQHIDKLSMKLEHEQHKREFYENSLLQEMKRNQKLQEDVRHLERALHYKVLSQQGAQSAASISRAHSQSDLSSASHTAFMPPHLTYKRSPSQPEEKLGQVPKSHKPARNTQSTGNISRGSQNSLGQSPNITNTEQDVNQLKDQLKALKCQTEIYAADYKTEHTDRERMKTENNKLRHKEREMREQMLMLQEQLKVYEDDFRKERSDKQVLQRLLKTRSSAHEPVLVHRCNNGSQPKGALTGSESTSGTRRNSRKQKAVDGEQQPSQYSIGY, encoded by the exons ATGGGCGGGGACAGGCTGGACTCTGAAGGGCAGAGGACTGTGATCACGGAGAGTATGTCCATCACTGCTTCCGACGAGGAGAAACTCCAACTGCTGAACAAGAACACGGAGCTGCGCCGACTCAACGCAGAG CTGATGAAATTGAATCAGCAGTGGGATGAGATCTATCGGAACACCACGCAGAACCTGCAGCACACGGCGAGGGCCCTACAGAGCGAGGTGCACGGCCTGAGGCAACACATTGACAAGCTCAGCATGAAGCTCGAACATGAACAG CACAAACGAGAGTTCTATGAGAATTCGCTGCTTCAGGAGATGAAGAGGAACCAAAAGCTTCAGGAAGACGTCCGCCACCTCGAGAGAGCTCTGCACTACAAGGTCTTGTCCCAGCAGGGAGCCCAAAGT GCTGCAAGTATCTCCAGAGCTCACAGCCAATCAGATCTCTCCTCTGCCAGCCACACTGCCTTCATGCCGCCCCACCTGACCTACAAAAGAAGCCCATCTCAGCCTGAAGAGAAACTAGGGCAAGTTCCCAAAAGTCACAAACCTGCACGGAATACACAGTCTACGGGGAACATCTCCCGAGGCAGCCAGAACAGTCTTGGCCAAAGCCCAAACATCACCAACACTGAGCAGGACGTCAACCAACTGAAGGACCAACTCAAAGCTCTGAAATGTCAG ACAGAGATTTACGCAGCTGATTACAAGACGGAACACACAGACCGGGAGCGAATGAAAACGGAGAACAACAAGTTGAGGCACAAGGAGAGGGAGATGAGGGAGCAGATGTTGATGCTGCAGGAacag CTGAAGGTATATGAGGATGATTTCCGCAAAGAGCGCTCCGATAAACAAGTGCTGCAGCGGCTTCTCAAGACTCGGAGCTCCGCCCATGAGCCAGTCCTGGTGCATCGCTGCAATAACGGGAGCCAACCCAAGGGGGCGCTAACAGGCAGCGAGTCTACTTCTGGCACTAGAAGAAACAGCAGGAAACAGAAAGCTGTGGATGGGGAGCAGCAGCCGTCACAATATTCTATAGGTTACTAG